One genomic region from Pararge aegeria chromosome 14, ilParAegt1.1, whole genome shotgun sequence encodes:
- the LOC120629459 gene encoding phenoloxidase-activating enzyme-like: MHLCKHLSLQVPRQVTSQKCGCRPRHSTVAPDRSHRDYALWSPQKSQGAEMVTCTVNAALVGGGQTISNESLSAAGKKQPEIMDFEAPYIENYTEIANNCKSCVKIDELKESWATFLQLNKHEQQRSVERVSCKRKEDTDGTTDFGVSNIPNGVCCPELRSKSTKIINKRSPNPDDRSIIDDIWQYPFPFEDENENENENENVFTRPNLMDQCAKQQSLLPDPETLCCGNDISGSNTQKGGSETFPWFAFLRTTMKTDIIDHVFTCGGSLISRRYVLTAAHCIFRQGLKLDRIDVALGEFNKYCNLEMEYNPDCTDSFFTSAAEVKVHSLFHNENLQHDIALVRLKDYVSTRYTPICLPTFNVEYMDFPDLELVVAGWDMGHDSNFRQYTVVNYVPRLECRKFYQSLKERHLCAAGRYGEDAHVGDSGGPLMMFFNGKYYQIGLVSGKSANFSGKSIPLLYTNVHLYISWIRENVT, translated from the exons ATGCACCTGTGCAAGCACCTCAGCCTGCAGGTCCCACGGCAGGTCACGAGCCAGAAGTGTGGATGCCGTCCAAGACACAGTACGGTAGCGCCGGATCGCTCGCACCGCGATTACGCGTTGTGGTCTCCGCAGAA atcccaaggtgctgaaatggtgACCTGCACGGTTAACGCAGCGTTAGTcggaggtggacagacgatatcaaacgagtcgctgagCGCCGCTGGTAAAAAGCAGCCCGAGATCATGGATTTTGAAGCTCCCTACAT AGAAAATTATACAG AAATTGCCAATAATTGTAAAAGTTGCGTGAAAATTGATGAATTGAAGGAAAGTTGGGCAACTTTCCTTCAATTGAATAAACATGAACAACAAAGGTCGGTGGAACGAGTTTCTTGTAAAAGAAAAGAAGATACCGATGGAACTACGGATTTTGGTGTTTCAAATATACCCAATGGG GTGTGTTGTCCAGAGCTAAGAAGCAAATccactaaaattataaataaaagatcaCCAAACCCAGATGACAGAAGTATCATTGATGACATTTGGCAATATCCGTTTCCTTTTGaagatgaaaatgaaaatgaaaatgaaaatgaaaatgtgtTTACAAGACCAAATTTGATGGACCAATGCGCAAAGCAACAAAGCTTGCTACCCGATCCTGAAACCTTATGTTGTGGCAATGATATTTCAGGCTCCAACACGCAGAAGG gTGGGTCTGAAACATTTCCATGGTTTGCGTTTCTACGAACGACGATGAAAACTGATATAATCGACCATGTGTTTACTTGTGGAGGTTCTTTAATAAGTCGTCGATATGTGCTTACTGCTGCACATTGCATCTTCAGACAAGGACTTAAATTAGATCG AATCGATGTAGCACTTGGAGAATTTAACAAGTATTGTAATTTGGAAATGGAGTACAATCCTGATTGTACGGATAGCTTCTTCACGTCTGCTGCTGAAGTAAAAGTTCACTCACTTTTCCACAACGAAAATCTTCAACATGACATAGCACTCGTAAGACTTAAGGATTATGTATCAACAC gATATACACCTATATGCCTCCCAACTTTTAATGTAGAGTATATGGACTTTCCGGATCTAGAACTAGTAGTAGCAGGCTGGGACATGGGTCACGACAGTAATTTTAGACAGTATACAGTCGTGAACTATGTCCCTCGGCTGGAATGCCGCAAATTTTACCAGTCCCTTAAAGAAAGGCACCTATGCGCAGCCGGACGTTATGGCGAAGATGCACATGTAGGCGATTCCGGAGGACCTCTTATGATGTTTTTCAATGGAAAGTATTATCAGATTGGATTAGTTAGCGGGAAGAGTGCAAACTTTAGCGGAAAATCAATACCCTTACTATATACAAATGTACACCTTTATATTTCATGGATTAGGGAAAACGTAACTTGA